From Neisseria musculi, the proteins below share one genomic window:
- a CDS encoding Cof-type HAD-IIB family hydrolase, whose protein sequence is MQTPKIIFFDIDDTLYRKYTDTLRPSVAEAVKALKARGILTAIATGRPYAAMPAKVRALAAEAGMDLLLTINGQFVRYRGEVLQKYPLETAKVEALCAYFDREGIAYAFVADHTIAVSESVPAVEGAMAHILPDHPVDKDFYRRNEVFQMLGFYAAGREAEMAAAAAEHGCRTVRWHESAVDILDIEGSKARGIRAAAAGLGIDMREVMAFGDGLNDIEMIKAVGFGVAMGNGHPDLKAAADYICPTVEEDGVYSGLKSLGII, encoded by the coding sequence ATGCAAACTCCCAAAATCATCTTTTTCGATATCGATGATACGCTTTACCGCAAATACACCGACACGCTGCGCCCATCGGTGGCGGAGGCCGTGAAAGCGTTGAAGGCGCGCGGCATCCTCACCGCCATTGCCACCGGCCGCCCGTATGCCGCCATGCCCGCCAAGGTGCGCGCGTTGGCGGCAGAGGCCGGTATGGATTTGCTGCTCACCATTAACGGTCAGTTTGTCCGCTATCGCGGCGAAGTGCTGCAAAAATATCCGCTGGAAACCGCCAAGGTTGAAGCATTGTGTGCTTATTTCGACCGCGAAGGAATTGCTTATGCGTTTGTGGCCGACCACACCATCGCCGTGTCCGAGTCCGTGCCTGCGGTGGAAGGGGCGATGGCGCATATTTTGCCCGATCACCCTGTGGACAAAGATTTTTACCGCCGCAACGAAGTGTTTCAAATGCTCGGTTTTTATGCTGCCGGGCGTGAAGCCGAGATGGCGGCCGCAGCGGCGGAACACGGTTGCAGAACCGTGCGCTGGCACGAATCGGCGGTGGATATACTCGATATAGAGGGTTCGAAAGCGCGCGGTATCCGCGCGGCGGCGGCAGGGTTGGGCATCGATATGCGGGAAGTGATGGCGTTCGGCGACGGTTTGAACGATATAGAAATGATAAAAGCCGTGGGGTTTGGCGTGGCAATGGGCAACGGCCATCCTGATTTGAAAGCGGCGGCGGATTATATCTGCCCGACAGTAGAAGAAGACGGCGTGTATAGCGGATTGAAATCGCTGGGGATTATCTAG
- a CDS encoding 3'-5' exonuclease: MALASNRWPLLAACFDRLGVPVVVVDVESTGGNLFEDRITEVALLRFENGRAERYERLVNPQRSVSAFITRLTGISNEMVTAAPAFADLAGELLPLLRGSLLVAHNSRFDYTFLCHEFRRAGVDFAAPALCSVKLSRRLYPQFHKHNLDSIIERFGISAANRHRALADVLALADFLEASLAEKGAEWENHCRELMNPKLLPVWLNAGLAEQIYALPDAPGVSVWRDGWGRALEVCVHEKAFAEVAMMLHLERNRPLVSETGGLDFIPAVGPLHALWLKVQLAEQYGIRPSESAGGYFTVEFVPDGQARLQARVVPLVQGGRQNPPNGLFVHKKAAKRALVQWAQAHGLCPLPLDILPQTHAKGVPCPLQEAGCCDGGCAAAGGIEAQNNRIALLAGRLPVAGWGRSCKIEIVETDCLSGRSAVLRCEGGALALPGGRWYFDETLPPLLKAKFKQGGAAVKVLEAV; encoded by the coding sequence ATGGCGCTAGCCTCTAATCGTTGGCCGCTGCTGGCGGCGTGTTTCGACCGTTTGGGTGTGCCGGTGGTTGTGGTGGATGTCGAATCGACCGGCGGCAATCTGTTTGAGGACCGCATCACCGAGGTGGCGCTGCTGCGTTTTGAAAACGGTAGGGCAGAGCGGTATGAGCGGCTGGTGAATCCGCAACGGTCGGTTTCGGCGTTTATCACCCGCCTCACCGGCATCAGCAATGAGATGGTGACCGCTGCGCCGGCGTTTGCCGATTTGGCGGGCGAGCTGTTGCCGCTGTTGCGCGGTTCGCTGCTGGTGGCGCACAACAGCCGCTTCGACTACACCTTTCTTTGCCATGAGTTCCGGCGTGCGGGCGTGGATTTTGCCGCGCCGGCTTTGTGCAGCGTGAAATTGTCGCGCCGCCTGTATCCTCAGTTTCACAAGCATAATCTTGACAGCATTATCGAGCGTTTCGGCATTTCGGCGGCCAACCGCCACCGTGCGTTGGCCGATGTGTTGGCGTTGGCCGATTTTTTGGAAGCCAGTTTGGCCGAAAAAGGCGCAGAATGGGAAAACCATTGCCGAGAGCTGATGAATCCAAAGCTGCTGCCGGTTTGGCTGAATGCGGGTTTGGCGGAGCAGATTTATGCGCTGCCCGATGCCCCGGGCGTGTCGGTTTGGCGGGACGGCTGGGGGCGTGCGCTGGAGGTTTGCGTGCATGAGAAGGCATTTGCCGAAGTGGCGATGATGCTGCATCTTGAAAGAAACCGGCCGTTGGTGTCGGAAACCGGCGGTTTGGATTTTATCCCGGCGGTGGGGCCGCTCCATGCGCTGTGGCTGAAAGTGCAATTGGCGGAACAATACGGCATCCGGCCGTCTGAAAGCGCCGGCGGTTATTTCACGGTTGAGTTTGTGCCGGACGGGCAGGCGCGCTTGCAGGCGCGGGTGGTGCCGTTGGTGCAGGGCGGCAGGCAGAATCCGCCCAATGGTTTGTTTGTGCACAAAAAAGCGGCCAAGCGTGCATTGGTGCAATGGGCGCAGGCGCACGGTTTGTGTCCGTTGCCGCTTGATATTCTGCCGCAAACCCATGCCAAAGGCGTGCCGTGTCCGCTGCAGGAGGCAGGGTGCTGCGATGGCGGCTGTGCCGCGGCGGGCGGCATCGAGGCGCAAAACAACCGTATTGCGCTGCTGGCGGGGCGGCTGCCGGTGGCGGGGTGGGGAAGGTCGTGCAAAATCGAAATCGTGGAAACCGATTGCCTGTCGGGGCGGTCGGCGGTGCTGCGCTGCGAAGGCGGTGCGCTGGCCTTGCCCGGCGGCCGGTGGTATTTTGATGAAACCCTGCCGCCGCTGTTGAAAGCCAAATTCAAGCAGGGCGGGGCGGCGGTGAAGGTGTTGGAGGCCGTCTGA
- the fba gene encoding class II fructose-bisphosphate aldolase (catalyzes the reversible aldol condensation of dihydroxyacetonephosphate and glyceraldehyde 3-phosphate in the Calvin cycle, glycolysis, and/or gluconeogenesis), with product MALVSMRQLLDHAAENSYGLPAFNVNNLEQMRAIMEAADQVNAPVIVQASAGARKYAGAPFLRHLILAAVEEFPHIPVVMHQDHGTSPDVCQRSIQLGFSSVMMDGSLLEDGKTPSSYEYNAEVTRKVVEFSHACGVSVEGEIGVLGNLETGEAGEEDGVGAAGKLSHEQMLTSVEDAARFVRDTGVDALAIAIGTSHGAYKFTRPPTGDVLRIDRIKEIHAALPNTHIVMHGSSSVPQEWLQTINEYGGNIGETYGVPVAEIVEGIKHGVRKVNIDTDLRLASTGAIRKFMVEHPAEFDPRKYLAKTVEAMKQICIDRYTAFGCEGQADKIKPVSLEKMAVKYAKGELNQIVK from the coding sequence ATGGCACTCGTATCCATGCGCCAACTGCTTGATCATGCGGCTGAAAACAGCTACGGCCTGCCCGCTTTCAATGTAAACAATCTCGAACAGATGCGTGCGATTATGGAGGCCGCCGACCAGGTAAACGCACCCGTTATCGTACAGGCCAGCGCAGGTGCGCGCAAATATGCCGGCGCGCCGTTTCTGCGCCACCTGATTTTGGCCGCCGTTGAAGAGTTTCCGCACATTCCCGTGGTGATGCACCAAGACCACGGCACATCACCCGATGTGTGCCAACGCTCCATCCAACTGGGCTTCAGCTCGGTAATGATGGACGGTTCGCTGCTCGAAGACGGCAAAACCCCGTCCAGCTACGAATATAATGCCGAAGTAACCCGCAAAGTGGTGGAATTTTCCCATGCCTGCGGCGTGTCGGTCGAAGGCGAAATCGGCGTTTTAGGCAATTTGGAAACCGGCGAAGCCGGCGAAGAAGACGGCGTGGGTGCCGCCGGCAAGCTTTCCCACGAACAAATGCTCACCAGCGTGGAAGACGCCGCCCGTTTCGTGCGCGACACCGGCGTGGACGCGCTGGCGATTGCCATCGGCACCAGCCACGGGGCCTACAAATTCACCCGCCCGCCCACCGGCGATGTGCTGCGTATCGACCGCATCAAAGAAATCCACGCCGCCCTGCCCAACACCCATATCGTGATGCACGGCTCCAGCTCGGTGCCGCAGGAATGGCTGCAAACCATCAACGAATACGGCGGCAACATCGGCGAAACCTACGGCGTGCCGGTGGCGGAAATTGTGGAAGGCATCAAACACGGCGTGCGCAAAGTCAATATCGACACCGATTTGCGCCTGGCCTCCACCGGAGCCATCCGCAAATTTATGGTCGAGCACCCCGCCGAATTCGACCCGCGCAAATATCTGGCCAAAACCGTAGAAGCCATGAAGCAGATCTGCATCGACCGCTACACCGCTTTCGGCTGCGAAGGGCAGGCAGATAAAATCAAGCCCGTATCATTGGAAAAAATGGCCGTGAAATACGCCAAAGGCGAGCTGAACCAAATCGTAAAATAA
- a CDS encoding MliC family protein — translation MKTRFCLLASTALMLAACAAPNTPEPMENNRSNHAQSMRYSCENGLSVSVRQLGTERIALQLNDKTTVMDHAVSGSGVRYVSKSGLFGSGAQWHEKNGTAIFNFTDPYGNKVETVCNAS, via the coding sequence ATGAAAACCAGATTCTGCCTGCTTGCTTCTACCGCACTGATGCTTGCCGCCTGCGCCGCCCCCAACACCCCCGAGCCTATGGAAAACAACCGCAGCAACCATGCACAAAGTATGCGCTACTCATGTGAAAACGGCTTGTCCGTTTCGGTGCGCCAACTGGGTACCGAGCGCATCGCACTGCAACTGAACGACAAAACCACCGTGATGGATCATGCCGTTTCAGGCTCCGGAGTACGTTATGTGAGCAAAAGCGGGCTGTTTGGTTCGGGCGCCCAATGGCATGAAAAAAACGGCACCGCCATCTTCAACTTCACCGACCCCTACGGCAATAAAGTAGAAACCGTTTGCAACGCATCATAA
- a CDS encoding 2,3-diphosphoglycerate-dependent phosphoglycerate mutase, with product MELVFIRHGQSEWNAKNLFTGWRDVKLSEQGLAEAAAAGKKLKEKGYLFDIAFTSVLTRAIKTCNIVLEESGQLWVPQVKSWRLNERHYGQLQGLDKKQTAEKYGDEQVHIWRRSYDTLPPLLDPSDEFSAHNDRRYAELPADVVPNGENLKVTLERVLPFWEDRIAPAILGGKRVLVAAHGNSLRALAKHIEGISDDDIMGLEIPTGQPLVYKLDDNLKVVEKFYL from the coding sequence ATGGAATTAGTATTTATCCGCCACGGCCAAAGCGAATGGAACGCCAAAAACCTGTTTACCGGCTGGCGCGATGTAAAGCTGAGCGAGCAGGGCTTGGCCGAAGCCGCCGCTGCCGGCAAAAAGCTCAAAGAGAAAGGCTATTTGTTTGACATCGCCTTCACTTCGGTATTAACCCGAGCCATCAAAACCTGCAATATCGTGCTGGAAGAGAGCGGCCAACTTTGGGTGCCGCAGGTAAAAAGCTGGCGTTTGAACGAACGCCATTACGGTCAATTGCAGGGTTTGGACAAAAAACAAACTGCCGAAAAATACGGCGATGAGCAGGTGCACATTTGGCGGCGCAGCTACGACACCCTGCCGCCGCTACTCGACCCGAGCGATGAATTTTCCGCCCACAACGACCGCCGCTATGCCGAGCTGCCGGCCGATGTGGTTCCCAACGGCGAAAACCTGAAAGTAACCCTGGAGCGCGTGCTGCCTTTTTGGGAAGACCGAATCGCTCCCGCTATTTTGGGCGGCAAACGCGTTTTGGTGGCCGCCCACGGCAACTCACTGCGCGCGCTGGCCAAACACATCGAAGGCATCTCAGATGACGACATTATGGGTTTGGAAATCCCCACCGGGCAACCGTTGGTGTATAAACTCGATGATAATTTGAAAGTGGTTGAAAAATTCTACCTATAA
- the betB gene encoding betaine-aldehyde dehydrogenase produces the protein MPTLTAYINGARTAANPAAETFADINPANGETLALVQQSTAEEIEAAVASAAAGQKIWASMTAAERSRILLNAVAILRGRNDELARIETLDTGKPLSETRYVDIVTGADVIEYYAGLAQALEGRQIPLRENAFAYTRQEPLGVVAGIGAWNYPIQIAMWKAAPALAAGNAMVFKPSEITPMGTLKLAEIFTEAGLPGGVFNVVQGDWRVGEALSTHPEIAKVSFTGGVATGKKVMAQAASSSLKDITMELGGKSPLIICEDADLGLAADIALAANFYSSGQVCTNGTRVFVPAGLKADFEAAVLERVARIRIGNPLNENVNFGPLASFAHMEKVLAYIEQGKAEGARLIAGGGRLKENGLSEGAYVAPTVFTDCTDEMTICREEIFGPVMGILTYGSEEEVVARANHTGYGLAAGVVSPNLQRAHRIIGRLQAGICWINAWGESPAQMPVGGYKQSGIGRENGVQTLMHYTQTKSVLVELGDFQPVF, from the coding sequence ATGCCCACGCTCACCGCCTACATCAACGGTGCCCGCACCGCCGCAAACCCCGCTGCCGAAACCTTTGCCGACATCAACCCCGCCAACGGTGAAACGCTCGCCCTCGTGCAGCAGAGTACGGCCGAAGAAATCGAAGCGGCAGTGGCTTCTGCCGCAGCGGGGCAGAAAATTTGGGCGTCGATGACGGCGGCAGAACGCAGCCGCATTCTTTTAAACGCCGTGGCAATACTGCGCGGGCGCAATGACGAGCTGGCGCGCATCGAAACGCTCGACACCGGCAAGCCTCTGAGCGAAACCCGGTATGTGGATATCGTTACCGGTGCCGATGTGATCGAATATTATGCCGGTTTGGCGCAGGCACTCGAAGGCCGCCAGATTCCGCTGCGCGAAAACGCGTTTGCCTACACGCGCCAAGAGCCGTTAGGCGTGGTGGCGGGCATCGGCGCGTGGAACTACCCGATTCAAATCGCCATGTGGAAAGCTGCGCCCGCGCTGGCGGCCGGCAACGCAATGGTGTTCAAACCCAGTGAAATCACGCCGATGGGCACGCTGAAGCTGGCGGAAATCTTCACCGAGGCCGGCCTGCCCGGCGGCGTGTTCAATGTGGTGCAGGGAGATTGGCGTGTGGGCGAAGCCTTGAGTACACACCCCGAAATCGCCAAAGTGTCGTTCACCGGCGGCGTGGCCACCGGCAAAAAAGTGATGGCGCAGGCGGCATCGTCTTCTTTGAAAGACATCACTATGGAGCTGGGCGGCAAATCACCGCTGATTATCTGCGAAGATGCCGATTTGGGCTTGGCGGCAGACATCGCGCTGGCGGCGAATTTTTACAGCTCCGGCCAAGTGTGCACCAACGGCACGCGCGTGTTTGTACCCGCCGGGCTGAAGGCGGATTTCGAAGCCGCCGTGCTGGAGCGGGTGGCACGCATCCGCATCGGCAACCCGCTAAACGAGAATGTGAATTTCGGCCCGCTAGCAAGTTTTGCCCACATGGAAAAAGTGCTTGCCTACATTGAACAAGGCAAAGCCGAAGGCGCGCGCCTGATTGCAGGCGGCGGCCGTCTGAAAGAAAACGGCCTCTCCGAAGGCGCCTATGTCGCCCCCACCGTGTTTACCGACTGCACCGATGAAATGACCATCTGCCGCGAAGAAATCTTCGGCCCGGTGATGGGCATTCTGACCTACGGCAGCGAAGAAGAAGTGGTGGCGCGCGCGAATCACACCGGCTACGGGCTGGCCGCCGGCGTGGTATCACCCAACCTCCAACGCGCCCACCGCATCATCGGCAGATTGCAGGCCGGCATCTGCTGGATCAACGCTTGGGGCGAATCACCCGCGCAAATGCCGGTGGGCGGCTACAAACAATCGGGCATCGGCCGCGAAAACGGCGTGCAGACCCTGATGCACTACACCCAAACCAAATCGGTACTGGTGGAGCTTGGGGATTTCCAACCGGTGTTTTAA
- the betA gene encoding choline dehydrogenase, which translates to MTHSLKPAYDYIIIGAGSAGCVLTARLTEDENVSVLLLEAGLPDYRLDFRTQMPAALAMPLQGTTYNWGYQTEPEPFMNHRIMDCGRGKGLGGSSLINGMCYIRGNALDFDHWAQKPGLADWTYHDCLPYFKKAEHRDAGENAYHGSSGPIHVTTAKPGANPLFEAMIQAGADAGYPRTDDLNGYQQEGFGPMDRFVTPNGRRASAARGYLDMARHRERLTILTGTLTDVVLFDGKRARGVRFQHQGRLKTVEAQREVMVCAGAIASPQILQRSGIGPGSWLKEAGVAEILDLPGVGSNLQDHLELYIQYECREPVSIAPATRWWNQPAIGAEWLFCGTGLGATNHFEGGGFIRSHEKFAWPNIQYHFLPIAVRYDGRNASKAHSFQAHVGSMRSPSRGRVKLKSADPAEHPSILFNYMSHNQDWEEFRAAIRITREIISQPALDRYRGAAITPSESLQSDAELDEYVRNHAETAYHPSCTCAMGEGNEAVTDGEGRVHGITGLRVVDASIMPDIITGNLNAATIMLAEKIADKIRGRAPLPKSDAPYYRADGAPVRGEPKRGG; encoded by the coding sequence ATGACCCACTCCCTCAAACCCGCCTACGACTACATCATCATCGGCGCCGGCAGCGCGGGCTGCGTTCTGACCGCCCGCCTGACCGAAGACGAAAACGTGTCCGTGCTGCTCCTGGAGGCCGGCCTGCCCGACTACCGCCTCGACTTCCGCACCCAAATGCCCGCCGCACTGGCCATGCCGCTGCAGGGCACCACCTACAACTGGGGCTACCAAACCGAGCCCGAGCCGTTTATGAACCACCGCATCATGGATTGCGGGCGCGGCAAAGGCTTGGGCGGTTCATCGCTGATTAACGGCATGTGCTATATCCGCGGCAACGCGCTCGACTTCGACCACTGGGCGCAAAAGCCCGGCCTGGCCGATTGGACTTATCACGACTGCCTGCCCTATTTCAAAAAAGCCGAACACCGCGATGCGGGCGAAAACGCTTATCACGGCAGCAGCGGGCCGATACACGTTACCACCGCCAAACCGGGCGCAAACCCGCTGTTTGAAGCTATGATTCAGGCCGGCGCGGATGCCGGCTACCCGCGCACCGATGATTTGAACGGCTATCAGCAGGAAGGCTTCGGCCCGATGGACCGCTTCGTAACCCCCAACGGCCGCCGCGCCTCTGCCGCGCGCGGTTATCTCGATATGGCGCGCCACCGAGAGCGACTCACCATACTCACCGGCACACTAACCGATGTGGTGCTGTTTGACGGCAAACGCGCGCGCGGCGTGCGCTTTCAACATCAGGGCCGTCTGAAAACGGTTGAAGCGCAGCGCGAAGTGATGGTGTGCGCCGGCGCCATTGCCTCGCCGCAGATTCTGCAACGCAGCGGCATCGGCCCCGGCTCATGGCTCAAAGAGGCCGGCGTGGCCGAAATACTCGACCTGCCCGGCGTGGGCAGCAACCTGCAAGACCATCTCGAGCTATACATACAATACGAATGCAGAGAGCCGGTTTCCATCGCGCCCGCCACCCGTTGGTGGAACCAACCCGCCATCGGCGCCGAATGGCTGTTTTGCGGCACTGGTTTGGGTGCCACCAACCATTTTGAAGGCGGCGGTTTTATCCGCAGCCACGAAAAATTTGCCTGGCCGAATATCCAATACCACTTTCTGCCAATTGCCGTGCGCTATGACGGCCGCAACGCCAGCAAAGCCCACAGTTTCCAGGCGCACGTCGGCTCGATGCGCTCGCCCAGCCGCGGCCGCGTGAAACTCAAATCGGCCGATCCTGCCGAACATCCGAGCATTCTTTTCAATTACATGAGCCACAATCAAGATTGGGAAGAGTTCCGCGCCGCCATCCGCATCACCCGCGAAATCATCAGCCAGCCCGCACTCGACCGTTACCGCGGCGCGGCGATTACGCCGTCTGAAAGCCTGCAAAGCGATGCCGAACTGGACGAATATGTGCGCAACCATGCCGAAACCGCCTACCACCCTTCCTGCACCTGCGCGATGGGCGAAGGCAACGAAGCGGTAACCGACGGTGAAGGCCGCGTACACGGCATCACCGGCCTGCGCGTGGTCGATGCCTCGATTATGCCCGACATCATCACCGGCAACCTCAACGCCGCCACCATTATGCTGGCCGAGAAAATCGCCGACAAAATCCGCGGCCGCGCCCCGCTGCCCAAGTCGGACGCGCCTTATTACCGTGCCGATGGCGCGCCGGTGCGCGGCGAACCGAAACGCGGCGGATAA
- a CDS encoding porin, protein MNRTTVWLLAALLPAVAAAQVRLYGNIRSGVEVSQTKTGSESRSRASVSDFGSYIGLSGLHPIGGGATNAVWKFEQEAPAGSSGSMRDYFREKKAGGGLNIPN, encoded by the coding sequence ATGAACAGAACAACGGTTTGGCTGCTGGCGGCACTGCTGCCGGCGGTGGCGGCGGCGCAAGTGCGGCTCTACGGCAATATCCGCAGCGGTGTGGAAGTGTCGCAAACCAAAACAGGCAGCGAGAGCCGCAGCCGCGCTTCGGTAAGCGATTTCGGCAGCTATATCGGCTTGAGCGGTTTGCACCCGATAGGCGGGGGCGCAACCAATGCGGTGTGGAAATTCGAGCAGGAGGCGCCGGCCGGCAGCAGCGGCTCGATGCGCGACTATTTCCGCGAGAAGAAGGCAGGCGGCGGGCTGAATATACCGAATTGA
- a CDS encoding carbon-nitrogen hydrolase family protein — MNAKPPGRLKQETPMHTLRAAAVQMVSGTRPEENIRTMQRLVEKAADAGADWVVLPEYWPLMGAGDADKLAVAEPLGNGVFQTALSETAKQNRVVLFGGTVPLQSPDPDKVFNTLPVYGRNGECIGIYHKMHLFGYSGLGERYAEADTISAGAGVPHFSADGINVAAGVCYDLRFPEFFRAQLPFEVMVLPAAFTYTTGKAHWELLLRARAVENQCYVIASAQGGTHENGRRTFGHSMIIDPWGGILDVLPEGEGMVTAEIDARRLQSVRTRLPALAHRRL, encoded by the coding sequence ATGAACGCAAAGCCGCCCGGCCGTCTGAAACAGGAGACTCCCATGCACACTCTGCGCGCCGCCGCCGTCCAAATGGTATCCGGCACCCGTCCCGAAGAAAACATCCGCACCATGCAGCGTTTGGTGGAAAAAGCCGCCGATGCCGGCGCCGACTGGGTTGTATTGCCCGAATACTGGCCGCTGATGGGCGCCGGTGATGCCGATAAGCTCGCTGTGGCCGAGCCTTTGGGCAACGGCGTTTTTCAGACGGCCTTAAGCGAAACTGCCAAACAAAACCGTGTGGTGCTCTTCGGCGGCACGGTTCCGCTGCAAAGCCCCGACCCGGATAAAGTGTTCAACACCCTGCCGGTTTACGGCCGCAACGGCGAATGTATCGGCATTTATCACAAAATGCATCTGTTTGGCTATTCGGGTTTGGGCGAACGCTATGCCGAAGCCGACACCATTTCGGCCGGCGCAGGCGTGCCGCATTTCAGCGCAGACGGCATCAATGTGGCTGCAGGCGTGTGTTACGACCTGCGTTTTCCCGAATTTTTCCGCGCCCAACTGCCGTTTGAAGTGATGGTATTGCCCGCCGCCTTCACCTACACCACCGGCAAAGCGCACTGGGAGCTGCTGCTGCGCGCCCGCGCCGTTGAAAACCAATGCTATGTTATTGCCTCTGCGCAAGGCGGCACACACGAAAACGGGCGGCGCACCTTCGGCCACAGCATGATTATCGACCCGTGGGGCGGTATTCTCGATGTTTTGCCCGAAGGCGAAGGCATGGTAACGGCCGAGATTGATGCCCGCCGCCTGCAAAGCGTGCGCACCCGCCTGCCTGCGTTGGCGCACCGCCGCCTGTAA
- a CDS encoding murein L,D-transpeptidase codes for MNKLAVIVVLLGLGVAARAGSIEHLKKRKAVVYTDRSELCLENNRCYPVLIGKTTPKGTFDLNIVKTTQRGYGGDVMKFKEDGDFMFAVHRVWKLKPEERRMERIASSNVKERVMTNGCINVTDDLYEKLKAYFVLEVV; via the coding sequence ATGAACAAACTTGCAGTGATTGTCGTGCTGCTCGGCTTGGGTGTAGCTGCCCGGGCCGGCAGCATTGAGCATTTGAAAAAACGCAAAGCAGTGGTTTATACCGACCGCTCCGAGCTGTGTTTGGAAAACAACCGCTGCTATCCCGTATTAATCGGCAAAACCACACCCAAAGGCACATTTGATCTGAATATCGTGAAAACCACCCAGCGGGGCTATGGCGGCGATGTGATGAAGTTTAAAGAAGACGGCGATTTTATGTTTGCCGTCCACCGCGTGTGGAAACTCAAGCCCGAGGAACGCCGCATGGAGCGCATCGCTTCTTCTAACGTGAAGGAGCGCGTGATGACCAACGGCTGCATCAACGTTACCGATGATTTATACGAAAAGCTGAAAGCCTATTTTGTGCTGGAAGTGGTCTGA
- a CDS encoding outer membrane protein assembly factor BamE yields MKLSALILPVAAALALAACGNLSKVSKEGTTDSPVWPNPEKTTFRHSGSQHGSWPNWDNVRQIEAGMNKDQIYNLIGRPHFNEGQYFVREWDYLFNYRENGEHKTCQYKILFDKKMNAQSFFWLPEGCGPKEKEPVREVIIREVETSPKRIRQ; encoded by the coding sequence ATGAAACTGTCTGCATTGATTTTACCCGTGGCCGCCGCTCTTGCTTTGGCTGCCTGCGGCAATTTGAGCAAAGTAAGTAAAGAAGGCACTACCGACAGCCCCGTATGGCCGAATCCCGAAAAAACCACTTTCCGCCACAGCGGCAGCCAACACGGCTCTTGGCCCAATTGGGACAATGTGCGCCAGATTGAAGCGGGCATGAACAAAGACCAAATCTACAACCTGATCGGCCGCCCGCATTTCAACGAAGGCCAATACTTCGTGCGCGAGTGGGATTATCTGTTCAACTACCGTGAAAACGGCGAACACAAAACTTGCCAATACAAAATCTTGTTCGACAAGAAAATGAACGCGCAAAGCTTCTTCTGGCTGCCCGAAGGCTGCGGTCCGAAAGAGAAAGAGCCCGTTCGCGAAGTGATTATCCGCGAAGTGGAAACTTCTCCGAAACGCATCCGCCAATAA